The Sphingobium aromaticiconvertens genome has a segment encoding these proteins:
- a CDS encoding alpha/beta fold hydrolase encodes MQTPFLRMSRRAMLAVMGGSATALALRPSIALAAPFASRRIAVTVRGSGKDVLLIPGLASGPGIWNGQLTALPGYRYHLVQVRGFARLAPEANASGPLIAPLVDEIARYIDAERLKRPAIVGHSMGGTLAMMLGLRGMAGRVMVVDMLPAGAGMVGGTAQGMGYLADQLSSYFTGTKAGRGYLAQIVGQAPGAQGSDPDVVANALRDLANIDLGPQLGKMNAPLSVVYAVGADAVQAAEITRRFRAAYAANKGAMLTAIGPSGHVVMADQPARFNAALRDFLKG; translated from the coding sequence ATGCAGACCCCTTTCCTCAGGATGAGCCGCCGCGCGATGCTGGCTGTAATGGGTGGCAGCGCGACCGCGCTGGCCCTGCGCCCCTCCATCGCGCTGGCCGCACCCTTCGCCTCTCGCCGCATTGCCGTGACCGTGCGGGGAAGCGGGAAGGACGTGCTGCTGATCCCCGGCCTTGCCAGTGGTCCAGGCATCTGGAACGGGCAACTGACCGCCCTGCCCGGCTATCGTTATCATCTGGTGCAGGTGCGCGGCTTTGCGCGGCTGGCACCGGAAGCTAACGCCAGCGGACCACTGATCGCGCCGCTGGTGGACGAGATTGCGCGCTATATCGACGCGGAGAGGCTGAAGCGCCCGGCAATCGTGGGCCATTCGATGGGCGGCACGCTGGCGATGATGCTGGGACTGCGCGGGATGGCGGGCCGCGTGATGGTAGTCGACATGCTGCCGGCGGGCGCGGGCATGGTCGGCGGCACGGCGCAGGGCATGGGCTATCTGGCTGATCAACTGAGCAGCTATTTTACGGGTACGAAGGCGGGGCGCGGCTATCTGGCGCAGATTGTCGGGCAAGCGCCGGGCGCACAGGGCAGTGATCCCGATGTCGTCGCCAACGCATTGCGTGATCTGGCTAATATCGATCTGGGTCCACAATTGGGCAAGATGAACGCGCCGTTGAGCGTCGTCTATGCCGTGGGCGCGGACGCGGTACAGGCGGCAGAGATCACGCGGCGATTTCGCGCGGCCTATGCGGCGAACAAGGGCGCGATGCTGACGGCGATCGGGCCGAGCGGGCATGTGGTGATGGCGGACCAGCCTGCGCGGTTCAACGCGGCATTGCGGGACTTTCTCAAGGGTTGA
- a CDS encoding OmpA family protein, with translation MNPHAGQRIDGFTPGHRRGTFAPPIAGTIIDLPSYTLFEYDEAALMPAAGAELRKAAELIRRSPSGAIQVIGHTDSKGDDSYNQKLSEARAKTVADWFHRQTADHPTPPPDVRANHSGGGRRKELCGKCDKGGLMKILVVATLVAVTASVPAFAKDRVPTRAERIAIEKKLHSLGYTSWDSIELDDDRPYHEPKWEIDDARKGNGPRYDVDLEPRTLKVIREKQDD, from the coding sequence CTGAACCCTCATGCTGGTCAGAGAATTGATGGTTTTACGCCCGGCCATCGTCGGGGGACATTTGCCCCTCCAATAGCGGGTACCATCATCGATCTACCTTCCTATACCCTGTTCGAATATGATGAAGCGGCGCTGATGCCAGCAGCCGGGGCGGAACTGCGCAAGGCGGCAGAACTGATCCGCCGGAGTCCTTCCGGAGCGATCCAAGTGATCGGCCATACCGACAGCAAGGGCGACGACTCCTATAACCAGAAGCTTTCCGAAGCGCGGGCGAAGACGGTCGCGGACTGGTTCCACCGGCAGACGGCCGATCATCCGACTCCTCCACCTGACGTGCGGGCCAATCATTCTGGTGGCGGCCGGCGAAAGGAGCTATGTGGGAAGTGCGATAAGGGAGGCTTAATGAAGATATTGGTTGTAGCAACACTGGTGGCTGTAACGGCTTCTGTCCCGGCTTTTGCCAAAGATCGGGTTCCGACCAGAGCCGAGCGTATCGCGATTGAGAAAAAGCTTCACAGCTTGGGCTACACCAGTTGGGACAGCATCGAACTCGACGACGACAGGCCGTATCATGAGCCGAAGTGGGAGATTGACGACGCCCGTAAGGGGAACGGCCCTCGCTATGATGTTGATCTTGAGCCCCGTACTCTTAAGGTCATCCGGGAAAAACAGGACGACTGA